A stretch of the Plasmodium berghei ANKA genome assembly, chromosome: 10 genome encodes the following:
- a CDS encoding 60S ribosomal protein L21, putative codes for MGGKSKGKRSGTRYKFSKGFRKHGECTANKYLEKINYGDYVDIVCDSSQQKGMPFNFYHGRTGKVFHITKRGVGVLVNKRVRHRIIQKKVCVRIEHIRKSRCNEDFILRKKKNQELIKQAKLKNEQISVKRKTEGPKPAAMIKVPPSKLITVEPLPFYEEY; via the coding sequence atGGGAGGTAAATCGAAAGGTAAAAGATCAGGAACaagatataaattttctaaGGGTTTTCGTAAACATGGGGAATGTACTGccaataaatatttagaaaaaataaattatggTGATTATGTTGATATTGTTTGTGATTCATCACAACAAAAAGGTATGCCATTTAATTTCTATCATGGACGAACTGGAAAAGTTTTTCATATTACAAAAAGAGGAGTTGGTGTTTTAGTTAATAAAAGAGTTAGGCATAgaataattcaaaaaaaagtgtGCGTACGAATTGAGCATATAAGAAAGTCTCGATGTAATGAAGATTTcattttaagaaaaaaaaaaaatcaagaATTAATTAAACAAGCTAAACTAAAAAATGAGCAAATTTCagttaaaagaaaaactGAAGGCCCTAAACCAGCTGCTATGATTAAAGTTCCACCATCAAAATTAATTACTGTCGAACCATTACCATTTTATGAAGAATATTAA
- a CDS encoding protein arginine N-methyltransferase 1, putative → MSKKYIHTESKYEEKGKHLNDKNGNQNFSEDTLKQFYNSWDKLYKEEIRNKERKNFIKFDDDGTEKDMENGNKEYFNSYAYIHIHEDMIKDEIRTRSYYDAIRKNEHLIKDKIVLDVGCGTGILSFFAAKHGAKHVYSIEKSNIIYTALNIRDENNLTDKITFIKGLAENITLPVEKVDIIISEWMGYCLLYENMLDTVLFCRDKWLKPDGIIFPDKAYMYIAGIEDSLYREEKFDYWKHCYGFNFTPVVPILKEEVVIDYVDKNYVVTNSSCILKLDLNTCTKEDLSFVSPFSITMTRRDYIHALVIWFDISFSACHTDVSFTTGPYGPNTHWKQIVLYTNHIITGEKNETLKGMFALKKNEQNNRYIDMKLYYNFSGVHSKAESTQFFNIS, encoded by the coding sequence AtgtcaaaaaaatatattcatactGAAAGTAAATACGAAGAAAAAGGAAAACATTTGAATGACAAAAATGGGAATCAAAATTTTAGCGAAGATACATTAAAACAGTTTTACAATTCATGggataaattatataaagaagaaatcagaaataaagaaagaaaaaattttataaaatttgatgACGATGGAACTGAAAAAGATATggaaaatggaaataaagaatattttaattcatatgcttatatacatatacatgAAGATATGATAAAAGATGAAATAAGAACAAGAAGCTATTATGATGCAAtcagaaaaaatgaacatttaataaaagataaaatagTATTAGATGTTGGATGTGGAACAggtattttatcattttttgcAGCCAAACATGGAGCCAAACATGTATATAGTATagaaaaaagtaatataatttatactgcattaaatataagagatgaaaataatttaacagacaaaattacatttataaaagGATTAGCAGAAAATATAACACTTCCTGTAGAAAAAGttgatattattatatctgAATGGATGGGTTATTGTTTactttatgaaaatatgcTAGATactgttttattttgtagGGATAAATGGTTAAAACCAGATGGTATTATATTTCCTGACAAAgcttatatgtatattgcAGGTATAGAAGATAGCTTATATAGAGAAGAAAAATTTGATTATTGGAAACATTGCTATGGATTTAATTTTACACCAGTTGTTcctattttaaaagaagaAGTAGTAATTGATTATgttgataaaaattatgtagtTACAAATTCAAGctgtatattaaaattagaTTTAAATACATGTACAAAAGAAGATTTATCTTTTGTATCTCCATTTAGCATTACAATGACGAGAAGAGATTACATTCATGCTCTTGTCATATGGTTTGATATATCTTTTTCTGCTTGTCATACAGATGTAAGTTTTACTACAGGTCCATATGGACCCAATACACATTGGAAAcaaattgttttatatactaatcatattattactggggaaaaaaatgaaacattAAAAGGCATGTTTGctctcaaaaaaaatgaacaaaataatagatatatagatatgaaattatattataatttctcTGGTGTACATTCTAAAGCTGAAAGTACACagttttttaatattagtTAG
- a CDS encoding transcription factor BTF3, putative: MEKISPEILAARAKLKERMGASQRQIGGKGTARRKIKKVHKNSMPNEKKINLILKKIGASYFGDVDEICIYKNSDKYLEFKRPKLSASLQSNTYIVTGKFTEKTIDINKIFEGLQGNKNVDMKLLERLKNDPTIKSLMAKDKEKNKKKEDIEQSAEIPDLVEDFEEVSKEKTEE, encoded by the coding sequence atggaaaaaatatccCCTGAAATTTTAGCTGCTCGAGCTAAACTGAAAGAGCGAATGGGAGCTAGCCAAAGACAAATAGGAGGAAAGGGAACAGCTcgaagaaaaattaaaaaagttcataaaaattcaatgccaaatgaaaaaaaaataaatttaattttaaaaaaaattggtGCTTCATATTTTGGAGATGTTGAtgaaatatgtatatataaaaattcagACAAATATCTTGAATTTAAACGACCAAAATTATCAGCATCATTACAATCAAATACTTATATTGTTACTGGAAAATTTACTGAAAAAACAATtgatattaacaaaatttttgAAGGGTTacaaggaaataaaaatgtagatATGAAACTTTTAGAAAGGTTAAAGAACGATCCAACTATTAAAAGCTTAATGGCTaaagataaagaaaaaaataaaaaaaaagaagacaTAGAACAAAGTGCTGAAATCCCAGATTTAGTTGAAGATTTTGAAGAAGTTTCAAAAGAGAAAACTGAAGAATAA